A portion of the Candidatus Aminicenantes bacterium genome contains these proteins:
- a CDS encoding energy transducer TonB yields the protein PPPPAKKASSKAKVKSGRERAEKPEERRAVISGRLVAPVEIPEEIEEEDVSDFGIDGGIEGGVEGGVEGGVIGGVLGGVLTDTTDTSDAIRVTTVQRPKLIRRVEPEYPSVALKARIRGRVIVEAVTDIYGRVRDARIISGHPLLNANALAAVKQWIYEPYIVNGVPKPVKFTVIITFSLQQ from the coding sequence CGCCGCCTCCGCCTGCAAAGAAGGCTTCTTCCAAGGCCAAGGTTAAGTCCGGCCGTGAGCGTGCCGAAAAGCCGGAGGAGCGGCGCGCGGTGATTTCCGGCCGGCTTGTGGCGCCGGTTGAAATTCCCGAAGAGATCGAAGAAGAGGATGTCAGCGATTTCGGCATCGACGGCGGCATTGAAGGCGGTGTCGAAGGTGGAGTTGAAGGCGGTGTCATCGGCGGCGTACTCGGCGGTGTGTTAACGGATACCACCGATACCAGTGATGCCATACGTGTTACCACGGTGCAGCGGCCCAAGTTGATCCGGCGGGTAGAGCCGGAATACCCCTCAGTGGCTTTGAAAGCCCGCATTCGCGGCCGGGTGATTGTTGAGGCGGTCACCGATATCTACGGCCGGGTTCGGGACGCACGCATTATCAGCGGCCATCCCCTGTTAAACGCCAACGCGTTGGCGGCGGTCAAGCAGTGGATTTATGAACCCTACATTGTGAACGGGGTTCCCAAACCGGTGAAGTTTACGGTTATCATTACGTTCAGTTTGCAACAGTAG
- a CDS encoding biopolymer transporter ExbD: MGSGSAKSEPNVVPLCDILLVLLIIFMVVTPMIQKGANVKLPEAANTQDQPEPGQLISVDVKATGEIYLENKLLEDGLNSLPSAIETLMEENQQTESKVLLKADINLEYGKLVDVMNAIREARIEVVGLVTEKLASSE, from the coding sequence ATGGGATCAGGCTCTGCCAAATCAGAGCCCAATGTTGTCCCGCTGTGTGACATCCTTCTGGTTCTCTTGATCATCTTCATGGTGGTCACACCCATGATCCAGAAGGGGGCCAACGTAAAGCTCCCTGAAGCGGCGAACACCCAGGACCAACCTGAGCCCGGGCAATTGATCTCCGTCGATGTCAAAGCCACCGGCGAGATCTACTTGGAGAACAAGTTGCTGGAAGATGGATTGAACAGTTTGCCTTCAGCCATCGAAACCCTCATGGAGGAAAACCAGCAGACCGAATCCAAAGTTCTGCTCAAGGCTGATATCAATCTTGAATACGGTAAACTGGTGGATGTGATGAACGCCATCCGTGAAGCCCGGATCGAGGTGGTAGGTCTGGTTACTGAGAAACTGGCGTCTTCAGAATAA
- a CDS encoding diacylglycerol kinase family lipid kinase — MPRNERILIILNPSSGVVSKDIAASVIFQKLRRHFDTVSIINSNSPAHGSEITRQALPHFDIITAFGGDGTINSIAGSLVGTDKTLGILPGGSGNGLVRNLGIPLSWRKALDTLVQGTDTLVDVGKLNDRFFFNVAGVGLDGLIAKKFNLQSRYRGIMPYVYYGLKGYFEMPSFRVRIRMDDREYIDDEILIVAFANFKQYGGKAVIAPFASPVDNHLDLCILQKFSLLGGGLNVQRLFTGNIHKAPFYRGFKFQRLVIESLSGVLPSTIDGEYGGEELSRYTVETLPSKIRIRVPADCRLS; from the coding sequence ATGCCCCGGAACGAGCGCATCCTCATCATTCTCAACCCCTCTTCCGGCGTCGTGTCCAAAGATATTGCCGCTTCCGTGATTTTTCAGAAGTTACGACGTCACTTTGATACGGTATCGATCATCAATTCCAATTCCCCTGCACACGGCAGTGAAATCACCCGTCAGGCTTTGCCCCATTTTGACATTATCACGGCATTCGGCGGTGACGGTACCATCAACTCCATTGCCGGTTCTCTGGTTGGAACGGACAAGACCCTGGGCATTTTGCCCGGAGGTTCGGGAAACGGGCTGGTACGCAACCTGGGCATTCCCCTATCCTGGCGCAAAGCGCTGGACACCCTGGTTCAGGGCACGGACACCCTCGTGGATGTGGGTAAACTGAACGATCGCTTCTTTTTCAACGTGGCCGGAGTCGGTCTGGACGGCCTGATCGCCAAAAAATTCAACCTGCAGTCCCGGTACCGCGGCATCATGCCCTACGTTTACTACGGGCTCAAAGGCTATTTTGAAATGCCTTCCTTCCGTGTCCGCATCCGCATGGATGACCGCGAATACATTGATGACGAGATCCTGATAGTGGCGTTTGCCAATTTCAAACAATACGGAGGCAAAGCCGTAATTGCGCCTTTTGCCTCTCCGGTGGATAACCATCTGGACCTGTGTATCCTTCAGAAATTCTCTCTGCTGGGCGGGGGACTCAATGTACAGCGCCTGTTTACGGGGAACATTCACAAGGCGCCGTTCTACCGCGGCTTTAAATTCCAGCGACTGGTGATTGAGTCACTGAGTGGTGTTCTCCCTTCCACCATCGACGGAGAATACGGTGGAGAAGAGCTCTCCCGCTACACCGTAGAAACCCTTCCCAGCAAAATCCGTATCCGGGTTCCCGCTGATTGCAGGCTTTCCTGA
- a CDS encoding nucleoside-diphosphate kinase — MRGPIELTLVMVKPDAMQRRLLGTIIRRLERKGLVMVAGDLRQLSRDTAASHYATHQGKDFYQRLLKFITSGPVFVSVWRGPQAIQRVRTLVGATSPDEAHPGTIRGDFALHITQNLVHASDSLTSAGREIALFFPDEDFFDITAVDADLLSPPE; from the coding sequence ATGCGCGGCCCCATTGAGCTCACTTTGGTCATGGTCAAACCCGATGCCATGCAGCGCCGCCTGCTTGGCACCATCATCCGGCGTTTGGAGCGAAAGGGACTTGTCATGGTTGCGGGGGATTTGCGCCAACTATCCCGGGATACCGCGGCCAGTCATTACGCTACCCATCAGGGCAAGGATTTTTATCAGCGCCTGCTGAAATTTATCACTTCCGGACCTGTTTTCGTCAGTGTCTGGAGAGGCCCCCAAGCCATTCAACGCGTGCGCACATTGGTTGGAGCCACCAGTCCCGATGAAGCCCACCCCGGTACCATCCGCGGCGACTTCGCTTTGCACATCACCCAGAACCTGGTCCATGCATCCGATTCCCTGACTTCCGCCGGCCGGGAAATCGCCCTTTTTTTTCCGGATGAAGATTTTTTCGATATCACCGCGGTAGACGCGGATCTACTTTCACCACCTGAATAG